The following nucleotide sequence is from Terriglobales bacterium.
CCGTGGCTTTGCCGTAGCTGCCGTCCTGGTCCTCGCCCTCGGCATCGGCGCCAACACTGCGATCTTTAGCGTAGTGAATGCGGTCCTGTTGCGGCCTCTGGCATTCCCCCAACCCGATCAACTGGTCCAGATTTGGCATACACCTCCGCAGAAGAGTTTTCCAGGAATGAAAGCATTCGCTGTCTCTGCGGCCAACTATCTTGACTGGGCCACACAGAACCATGTGTTCCAGCAGATGTCGATCTACTCGTGGGCGCATTACAACCTCAGCGGTAAGGGAGAGCCTCAGTTCGTAAGCGCACGCGGCGTCTCCTCGGAATTCTTTTCTGTCTTGCAAGCTCAGCCGATGATGGGACGTGTCTTCTCTCGCGACGAGGATCAGCCTGGCCACAATCATGTGGCGATCCTTAGCGAGAACTTCTGGAGAAATCAGTTCGGAGCAGATCCGGGAATTGTCGGCCAGGACATATCGCTCGACGGAGCCGCATATCGCGTAATCGGCGTAATGCCGGCCAAATTTCAATTTCCCATCACCTCAGATCCAGTTGACGCCGCGAAGCTCTGGACGCCGCTAGCAATGACCGATCAGGAACGCGTCGTGCGAGGTGAGCATCACTACCTGGTCATCGGCCGCCTGAAGCCAGGGATAAGTGTCCGGGAGGCTCAGGCCGAGATGGATACGATCTCACGCCGCCTGGAACAGGAGTATCCCGCTGACGACAAAGGCTGGGGTGCAGTTGTGAAGCCCCTGAGCGAGGAGTTGACAGGAGAAGTGCGCACGCCACTCCTCGTCCTGCTCGGAGCCGTTGCATTCGTTCTGCTGATCGCGTGCGCGAACGTCGCCAATCTCGTGCTGGCAAGGATCGTGTCACGTCAGAAGGAGATAGCGGTTCGTTCCGCTTTGGGAGCATCGCGAATTCGCCTGCTTCGCCAAGTAGTGTGCGAAACAGTTGTGTTGTCCGTCGTTGGAGGATTGCTTGGGCTGCTCATCGCTCATTTCGGAGTGAAGCTGATTGTTGCTTTTCTCGCGTCGAAGCTGCCCCGGGCTTCTGCCATCGCAGTGGATGGCTCGGTACTCGCGTTTACGCTGGCCATTTCTTTCGCGGCGGGAATTCTCGCTAGTCTTGTGCCGGCATTCAGGCTCAGCAACGTGAATGTGAGCGAGGCACTCAAGCAAGGCACTCGGACAAGCTCTGATGCGGGAGGAAATCGCACGCGCGGCGTGCTGGTTGTGTCTGAAGTTGCGTTGTCTCTGATTCTGTTGGTTGGCGCCGGCTTGCTAATCCGCACGCTGTGGGCGCTTCGCAAAGTCGATCCTGGATTCGATCCTCACAACGCTGTCGCTGTCATCCCATCCGTCTCAAGAACTACGTTCCCGCAGCCCGCGCAGGAAATTGCGTTTTATCAGCAACTGGCGGACAAAGTGAAAGCTCTTCCGGGAGTCGAGTCTGCAGCCGTCATTGACAGTCTACCCCTGAGTGGTGGCTCGAATCAGCCGATTCAAATTGAAGGGCGTCCGGTGCAGGCGATGGCCGATCAGCCGGAGGTCGCTGTTCGCATGAGTAGTCCCGGGTACTTCCACATGATGCGCATTCCACTGCTGCGGGGCAGAGACTTCGGCGATCAGGACACTCCAGAGAGTCCAGGCACGATCATCATCAGCCAATCTCTGGCACAACGCTTTTGGCCGAACGAAGATCCAGTGGGAAAGCGCCTCACCCTGACTTTCGTTCCCGGCAAGATTCGGGAGATTGTGGGCGTCGTAGGCGATATCAAGGATCGCGGATTGGATTCAGCAGAGCCGGCCGCGATGCTTTACGTTCCGCTCGCGCATCTGGCGTTTCCTCCGAATGTCGCATGGCGATCATTCCCATTGTGGCTCATGGTTCGAGCCCATTCGGATGCTGCCTCAGTCGCTCCGGCAACGATCAATGCAATCCATCAGCTCAAGTCGGACTTGCCAATTGGAGATGTGGTCACGATGGAGACCTTCATTGCGAGCACTCTTTCGCAGCAACGCTTCAACATGCTGCTGCTCGCAGTATTCGCCGGACTAGCCCTTGTGCTGGCCGCAATCGGGATTTATAGCGTGCTCGCATACACCGTGCGCAGGCGAGTGCGCGAGATCGGAATCCGCATGGCTCTCGGGGCGCAAACTCGCGATGTTGTGCAAATGGTGATCGCCGAAGGAATGAGGCCGACTGCGCTGGGCGTCGCCATAGGAGTTGCAGGCGCGCTTGCCCTGGGACGGTTCATTTCGAGCCTCATTTATGGCGTTAAACCAACGGATCTCGAGACATTCACGGCGGTGTCCCTGCTGCTGGTGCTGGTTAGCTTTCTGGCTAGCGTAATTCCGGCATATCGGGCCACGCGAGTAGAACCGGTAACGACTCTACGAGACGAGTAATCGCTAGAGATGATCAGCCAGCAAGCCTGACATGGGGTGAGCTGGCTTCGAGAGGAGCAACGGTTTTTTGTCGGGGCCCTTTTTTTCGCAATCCCCTCAATCAAAGGACTTAGCTAGCAGATCCCCCGGTGATCCCCGGGGATATCCCGTACTAGGTCCCCTGGGGATTAGAGGGGATATCCCCTGCAATCCCCGGGGATCGAATCGCTGCACACGGAAACGAAAGTCAGTCGCGGTAATCCCCTCTGTTGTCCATTTCGGCACATAGCGAACAAAATAGAATAGCGAATATATGGCGAATTATCAAGCAGGATTTGCACGTCCCGAGAGTGCTAGTCACTCCAGTTCTACATAGCTGTCGGTGAGCTCGGCGCCGTTGTCGTTGGCAATGCGGCTGGCGGCGCGCTCCACTTGCTGCATTAATCCAGATAGATAATCGCGGGAGCTGGAGATGCTGACTACTCCAATCGTGGCTCGCTGCCAGAGGTTGGTTTCTTCGAGTTCCGCGACCGACACGTTGAAACTTGTACGTAGTTTGTCCTTCAGGCTGCGCAGCACTTGTCGCTTCTCCTTGAGGGATTGCGCGCCTTCGATGCGGAGATCGAGAGTGAGGACTGCGATGGGCATGTGTGTGCTGCTCCTCCCCAAGAGTACCGGCGGCAGTAGCGGCTGGATCCTGCACTTACGCACCCAGCGGCTACCGCCGCCGGCATTGTTGCAAAACAAAGGCGCGACATTCGTCGCGCCTCCACAGCCCAGGGCGGCTGTTCCACATCTTCCAACGATTGCAATGTTCCTGACTACTGATGCACTAGCTGTGGCTTGGAACTAATCAGCTCGCCGGCAACTTTCTGCGTGCTGAAGGCTTCGATTACGTCGCCAACCTTGATATCGCCATAACCGGCGATGCCAATTCCGCACTCCATTCCATTGCGCACTTCGCTGACGTCGTCCTTGAAGCGCCGCAGGGAGCCCACGCGGCCCTTGAAGACAACAACATTGTCGCGCAGCAGCCGGACTTCGGCGTCGCGTTTGATGGTTCCATCCTGAATGTAGCAGCCTGCAATCGTTCCGACTTTGGGAACGCGGAAAGTATCGCGGACCTCGGCGCGGCCCTGATAAGTCTCCTTGAATACCGGCTCGAGGAGTCCGACCATGGCCTTGCGGATTTCGTCCTGCAGTTCGTAAATGATCGAATGCAGGCGGATCTCCACGTTTTCCTGCTCCGCCAGCTCCTGCGCCTTGCGCTCAGGACGAACATTGAAGCCGATGATGATCGCGTTTGATGCCGAAGCCAGCAGCACGTCGCTTTCGGTGATCGCACCAACGCCCGAACGCAGCACGCGCACTTTCACCTGCTCATTCGAAAGCTTCTGCAACGAATCTGCCAGCACTTCCACTGAGCCCTGCACGTCACCCTTAAGGATGATTGGCAGTTCCTTGACTCCGGCGGTCTTGATTTGCTCGGCCAGGCCTTCGAGTGTGACTCGCGACGACTTTGCCAACTGCGCTTCACGTGCCTTCTGCTCGCGATATGTGGCAATGTTCTTTGCCTTTTCGCGATCGGCTACCGCCGTGAAGGTGTCTCCTGCTTCGGGAATGCCCTCAAGGCCGATGATCTCAACAGGAGTTGCCGGCTTGGCTTCCTCGACGGCATTGCCGCGATCGTCGAACATGGCGCGAACTTTGCCGAAGGTATTGCCGACGATAAAGGTGTCCCCGGCATGCAACGTACCATTCTGGATCAGCACCGTCGCAACCGCGCCGCGACCGCGATCGAGCTTGGCTTCCAGCACAGCACCGGTCGCAGGCCGATCGGGCGAAGCCTTGAGCTCCTGCAAGTCGGCCACCAGGCAGATCATCTCCATCAGCAGATTCAGATTTGTCTTCTGCTTGGCGGAGACGTCCACGAACACATATTTGCCACCCCACGCTTCAGGAACGAAGCCGCGATCGGCGAGTTGCTTCTTCACGCGATCGGGAAGCGCGCCGGGCTTGTCGATCTTGTTTACGGCGAAGATAAGCGGGACTTTCGCTGCGGTTGCGTGGTCGATAGCCTCAAGGGTCTGAGGCATAACACCATCATCGGCGGCAACGACGATGACAACGATGTCCGTGACCTTGGCCCCGCGAGCACGCATGCGGGTAAACGCTTCGTGACCCGGAGTGTCGAGAAACACGATCTCGCGTCCAAAGGCCGGTGAATCTTCCTTAGTGATGCGAACCTTGTATGCGCCGATGTGCTGAGTGATTCCGCCAGCTTCGCCTCCGGCGACGTTGGTTTCACGAATCGCATCGAGCAGTGAG
It contains:
- a CDS encoding DUF503 domain-containing protein; the encoded protein is MPIAVLTLDLRIEGAQSLKEKRQVLRSLKDKLRTSFNVSVAELEETNLWQRATIGVVSISSSRDYLSGLMQQVERAASRIANDNGAELTDSYVELE
- the infB gene encoding translation initiation factor IF-2 → MSKVRINDLARELEVKSKAILDVLSKVGVTEKKTHSSSIEFDEAERVRKHFAGQGGSATARDGGSRTAEPAIKTKIDLSHISKPGDVASLLRRKAEAPAAPPPPKPVAVPPTAVPKAPTPTAAPPAEKIAAAPPVAATEAPARRVIRPVVGPRPSFTVPTPAPKTPEATAPEPATAPPLRAVAPSEVPAAPISAAPVSAPPVREERPPTSVQVTPPSAPAPGSIASASQQQQRPLAPSQPVRRVITPQTGPRPVYTAPPQSARPAAPMGAHGAPQPGHRPSGGMPVRGQPIFQRRPGMGAPQPGQRPPMAPGARRPMHPTRQSPGGRPMGMGAPGLAPPPPPTGTRPPGRPGAPKRPGQRYVPRGVKEGPMKGFTPPPRFTPQMSNEPLPITRSITITEGISVKDLAEKLDVRAKEIIARLLHRGVFATVNQTLDAELAKDMARLFGADTEVISFEEQMSKDGEAGVAASDGLDAAAVVRPPVVTIMGHVDHGKTSLLDAIRETNVAGGEAGGITQHIGAYKVRITKEDSPAFGREIVFLDTPGHEAFTRMRARGAKVTDIVVIVVAADDGVMPQTLEAIDHATAAKVPLIFAVNKIDKPGALPDRVKKQLADRGFVPEAWGGKYVFVDVSAKQKTNLNLLMEMICLVADLQELKASPDRPATGAVLEAKLDRGRGAVATVLIQNGTLHAGDTFIVGNTFGKVRAMFDDRGNAVEEAKPATPVEIIGLEGIPEAGDTFTAVADREKAKNIATYREQKAREAQLAKSSRVTLEGLAEQIKTAGVKELPIILKGDVQGSVEVLADSLQKLSNEQVKVRVLRSGVGAITESDVLLASASNAIIIGFNVRPERKAQELAEQENVEIRLHSIIYELQDEIRKAMVGLLEPVFKETYQGRAEVRDTFRVPKVGTIAGCYIQDGTIKRDAEVRLLRDNVVVFKGRVGSLRRFKDDVSEVRNGMECGIGIAGYGDIKVGDVIEAFSTQKVAGELISSKPQLVHQ
- a CDS encoding ABC transporter permease, encoding MQNLLQELRYGIRTLNRSRGFAVAAVLVLALGIGANTAIFSVVNAVLLRPLAFPQPDQLVQIWHTPPQKSFPGMKAFAVSAANYLDWATQNHVFQQMSIYSWAHYNLSGKGEPQFVSARGVSSEFFSVLQAQPMMGRVFSRDEDQPGHNHVAILSENFWRNQFGADPGIVGQDISLDGAAYRVIGVMPAKFQFPITSDPVDAAKLWTPLAMTDQERVVRGEHHYLVIGRLKPGISVREAQAEMDTISRRLEQEYPADDKGWGAVVKPLSEELTGEVRTPLLVLLGAVAFVLLIACANVANLVLARIVSRQKEIAVRSALGASRIRLLRQVVCETVVLSVVGGLLGLLIAHFGVKLIVAFLASKLPRASAIAVDGSVLAFTLAISFAAGILASLVPAFRLSNVNVSEALKQGTRTSSDAGGNRTRGVLVVSEVALSLILLVGAGLLIRTLWALRKVDPGFDPHNAVAVIPSVSRTTFPQPAQEIAFYQQLADKVKALPGVESAAVIDSLPLSGGSNQPIQIEGRPVQAMADQPEVAVRMSSPGYFHMMRIPLLRGRDFGDQDTPESPGTIIISQSLAQRFWPNEDPVGKRLTLTFVPGKIREIVGVVGDIKDRGLDSAEPAAMLYVPLAHLAFPPNVAWRSFPLWLMVRAHSDAASVAPATINAIHQLKSDLPIGDVVTMETFIASTLSQQRFNMLLLAVFAGLALVLAAIGIYSVLAYTVRRRVREIGIRMALGAQTRDVVQMVIAEGMRPTALGVAIGVAGALALGRFISSLIYGVKPTDLETFTAVSLLLVLVSFLASVIPAYRATRVEPVTTLRDE